In Methanoregula sp., a single genomic region encodes these proteins:
- a CDS encoding zinc ribbon domain-containing protein: MTYGQKFCTECGEPLVPDTRFCGHCGSPVAGMVPTNSPAASPAPAPQQPPVLQGAAIPDGPEQIIGIVPFLEQGLISVIHYTLLVTPQRLIFCTWNPDNDEAMSDADDEMTLESCNIEETPDEIAHFQAKDWAVGPWQRYLSMPIDAITANAPGSILLPISGIAGVDITCETRNSTQDTLLIDAGGRRHTFDLMYSQGPFLFRLLKPLLGERVRMTDPLE, from the coding sequence ATGACATACGGCCAGAAATTCTGTACTGAGTGCGGTGAACCCCTGGTACCAGATACCCGGTTCTGTGGTCACTGCGGCAGCCCGGTTGCCGGGATGGTCCCGACAAACTCTCCTGCTGCCAGCCCTGCGCCAGCCCCGCAGCAACCTCCCGTATTGCAGGGAGCCGCCATTCCTGACGGCCCGGAGCAAATTATCGGCATCGTTCCGTTCCTGGAGCAGGGCCTCATCTCGGTGATCCACTATACCCTGCTTGTCACCCCACAACGCCTCATCTTCTGCACGTGGAACCCGGACAACGATGAGGCAATGTCCGATGCCGATGACGAGATGACGCTGGAGTCCTGCAACATTGAAGAGACACCCGACGAGATCGCCCATTTCCAGGCTAAGGACTGGGCAGTCGGGCCGTGGCAGCGGTACCTGTCCATGCCCATCGATGCCATCACTGCCAATGCTCCAGGTTCCATCCTCCTCCCGATATCCGGTATTGCAGGAGTGGATATCACCTGCGAGACCCGAAACTCCACACAAGACACTCTCTTGATAGACGCGGGAGGTCGCCGGCACACGTTTGACCTGATGTACTCCCAGGGTCCGTTTCTCTTCCGTCTCCTTAAGCCTCTACTCGGGGAGAGGGTCCGCATGACAGATCCTCTCGAATAG
- a CDS encoding NAD(P)-dependent glycerol-1-phosphate dehydrogenase: MSADAIKLLKPKVFDKSKWMQLPRDVVIGHDVLGQLPAVCEDLKLGNSAFLISGKGTMNLAGGRVKMILDKDYDVTPFLAEEINIAVIKEAEIAAADADFLIGVGGGRVIDTAKIVSYNLDRPFISIPTAASHDGIASARASVPTVEGHASLEAQPPMAIIADTGIIASAPHRLLAAGCADVISNYTAILDWELAHRVKGEPMSEYAVTLSKMTAEILVKDAHLIKPHQEQSAWIVIKALVSSGVAMSIAGSSRPASGGEHKFSHALDKLAPGKALHGESCGIGTIISMYLHGGDWRGIRASLKMIGAPTTPADLGIDDAVAVEALLMAKTIRPERFTIFDMGLTRESAEKLVQMLYKE; this comes from the coding sequence ATGAGCGCCGATGCAATAAAATTACTCAAACCCAAAGTTTTTGACAAGTCCAAGTGGATGCAGCTTCCCCGGGATGTCGTGATCGGCCATGATGTGCTCGGGCAGCTCCCCGCGGTCTGCGAGGATCTCAAACTGGGAAACTCCGCTTTTCTCATCTCGGGTAAAGGCACGATGAATCTGGCCGGCGGGCGGGTTAAGATGATCCTTGATAAGGATTACGACGTTACCCCCTTTCTTGCAGAAGAGATCAATATTGCGGTTATAAAAGAGGCAGAGATCGCTGCTGCGGATGCGGATTTCCTCATCGGAGTCGGGGGCGGGCGGGTGATCGATACCGCAAAGATCGTATCGTACAATCTCGATCGGCCGTTTATCAGCATCCCGACAGCCGCATCCCATGACGGTATCGCCTCTGCACGCGCATCGGTGCCTACGGTGGAGGGGCATGCCTCGCTGGAAGCGCAGCCCCCCATGGCAATCATTGCAGATACGGGTATCATCGCGTCCGCCCCGCACCGGCTTCTCGCGGCCGGGTGTGCGGATGTGATCTCGAATTATACAGCAATCCTTGACTGGGAGCTCGCCCACCGGGTGAAAGGCGAACCGATGAGCGAATATGCCGTCACGCTCTCGAAGATGACAGCCGAGATCCTTGTTAAGGATGCGCACCTTATCAAACCGCACCAGGAGCAGTCCGCATGGATTGTCATCAAAGCGCTCGTGTCGAGCGGGGTTGCGATGAGCATTGCCGGTTCATCGCGCCCGGCAAGCGGCGGGGAGCACAAGTTCTCCCATGCGCTCGACAAGCTTGCACCGGGCAAGGCGCTGCATGGCGAGAGCTGCGGGATTGGCACCATCATCTCGATGTACCTGCACGGCGGGGACTGGCGCGGTATCCGGGCATCGTTAAAGATGATCGGGGCCCCGACAACTCCGGCAGATCTCGGGATCGATGATGCCGTTGCCGTCGAAGCATTACT
- the proS gene encoding proline--tRNA ligase, whose translation MDDDTGTLPQKGDFSAWYNDILWRAEIMDVRYPVKGLYVWYPYGFAIRKHVYAQLRNLLDRDHEETLFPLLIPEQEFMKEAEHIKGFEDEVYWVTHGGTTPLEVKLALRPTSETAIYPMYALWLRSHADLPMKYYQIVNTFRYETKQTRPLIRLREITSFMESHTVHATWDEAEAQVEYELGLTCEFYDGLCIPIIISKRPDWDKFPGADYTMAVDAIMPNGKTLQIGTVHHLGEHFSKTFSITFEDKNGEQKFGSQTCYGISERSIAALISMHGDDKGLILPPVAAPVQAVIVPITIGKRHEDVLAAAEKLKNDLIAAGFRVKIDTRDMRPGAKYYWWELRGVPLRLELGPRDLDAGKVMAVKRTGEKTQIELATVNEGVTRVLGEITQAIRSRAEEHTKSHLCTVASMDALDAALNEGKVAVVSWCQNKGCGDVIEEKTSASILGTNVRSQYVSATEGACIVCGKPGKATLVGRTY comes from the coding sequence ATGGACGACGACACCGGCACCCTGCCGCAAAAAGGGGACTTTTCTGCATGGTATAACGATATTCTATGGCGGGCCGAAATTATGGATGTCCGCTACCCGGTCAAGGGACTCTATGTCTGGTACCCGTACGGGTTTGCGATCCGCAAGCATGTGTACGCACAGCTGCGCAACCTGCTCGACCGGGATCATGAAGAGACCCTCTTTCCCCTGCTCATTCCGGAACAGGAGTTCATGAAAGAGGCCGAGCATATCAAGGGATTTGAAGACGAGGTCTACTGGGTTACCCACGGGGGCACGACACCGCTCGAGGTCAAGCTCGCGCTCCGTCCGACCAGCGAGACTGCCATCTACCCGATGTATGCCCTCTGGCTCCGATCACATGCCGATCTCCCGATGAAATACTACCAGATCGTCAACACGTTCCGGTACGAGACCAAGCAGACCCGCCCGCTGATCCGTCTCCGCGAGATCACCTCGTTTATGGAGTCGCACACCGTGCATGCGACGTGGGACGAGGCAGAAGCGCAGGTAGAATACGAGCTCGGGCTTACCTGCGAGTTCTACGATGGCCTCTGCATCCCGATCATCATCTCAAAACGCCCCGACTGGGACAAGTTCCCCGGCGCGGACTACACAATGGCAGTCGACGCGATCATGCCCAATGGCAAGACCCTCCAGATCGGCACCGTCCATCATCTCGGCGAGCACTTCTCAAAGACATTCTCGATCACCTTCGAAGACAAGAACGGCGAGCAGAAATTTGGCAGCCAGACCTGCTACGGCATCTCGGAGCGCAGCATAGCCGCCCTCATCAGCATGCATGGCGATGACAAGGGGCTCATCCTCCCCCCCGTTGCTGCACCGGTACAGGCAGTCATCGTCCCGATCACCATCGGAAAACGCCATGAGGACGTGCTCGCAGCAGCAGAAAAACTGAAAAACGATCTGATCGCTGCCGGTTTCCGGGTAAAGATCGATACCCGGGACATGCGCCCCGGTGCGAAATATTACTGGTGGGAGCTCCGTGGTGTCCCGCTCCGGCTTGAGCTCGGGCCGAGAGATCTCGATGCCGGCAAGGTCATGGCAGTGAAACGGACCGGCGAGAAGACCCAGATCGAGCTTGCTACCGTGAATGAAGGCGTGACCCGCGTGCTGGGTGAGATAACCCAAGCCATCCGGTCACGTGCCGAGGAGCACACGAAATCCCATCTCTGCACCGTTGCCTCAATGGATGCACTGGACGCAGCGCTCAACGAGGGAAAAGTGGCAGTTGTGTCGTGGTGCCAGAACAAGGGATGCGGCGATGTTATTGAAGAGAAGACCAGCGCAAGTATTCTCGGAACCAATGTCCGGTCGCAATACGTCTCCGCAACGGAAGGCGCCTGCATTGTCTGCGGCAAGCCGGGCAAGGCAACGCTGGTTGGCAGGACGTATTAA
- a CDS encoding protein kinase: MTRIFPATQLIVVFFLVLCTACIATATAAGHTVAPSGAEFVSIQEAIDWASFGDTITVESGTYAESVRLDKKIFLVGIDSGNGAPVIDPRDNGNAVEILSEGCTVEGFVIRNSNALNGIRISSDLNTIRNNVIKNNAQGITLVSARKNTISRNSIINNQLTGIVLESSNDNLIEDNTISANTHGISLDERSLSNQISFNTFINTQNVLSKSTTTIWSTTTPVTYTYLGKREEGRMGNYWSNYHGRDENGDGIGDSPYVIAAGGTLKGIQESSQDIIDAFPLMDPKEYYKGIMPVPVNTHALTPLPVKTTPVVPVATAITPPPTPVTDLLRRIPGGTTTLALGIFFLAVLAGAIYLVYKKQKAHVPKDPPHEPAALPAKATIISRRSRSPITTPVMTTSVPEETGPEMHYPATSDQKYYFPRELENKYTDITFVGRGGIAWVFSAVRKTDGLKVAVKIPISFDEMTGRSFLNEIKAWETLRHANIVEVFGVNILPVPYVEMEFVPGSLEELKKPLPVWKAVHIIRGITEGMRYAHEHGFIHRDIKPHNILVDDDCVPKITDWGMSKVLAADVKKSSIAGFSLSYAAPEQVSPSEFGRTDERTDIYQLGVVFYEMVTGSIPFGGESIVEVGNAILREKPIAPSEYTADAAAVEKIILKCLEKHPADRYQSAADLLDALSRYLDEDEE, encoded by the coding sequence ATGACCCGTATTTTCCCCGCAACCCAGCTGATTGTCGTATTTTTTCTTGTCCTCTGTACAGCGTGTATCGCTACGGCAACGGCTGCCGGACATACCGTTGCACCGTCTGGTGCCGAATTTGTCAGCATACAGGAGGCAATTGACTGGGCTTCTTTTGGCGATACCATCACGGTTGAGAGCGGGACCTATGCGGAAAGTGTCCGTCTCGACAAGAAGATTTTCCTTGTTGGCATCGACAGCGGCAATGGTGCGCCGGTTATTGATCCTAGGGATAATGGCAATGCGGTGGAGATCCTCTCTGAGGGATGCACTGTCGAAGGGTTTGTCATCAGGAACAGTAACGCATTAAATGGTATCCGGATCTCTTCTGACCTGAATACGATCAGGAATAATGTCATAAAGAACAATGCGCAGGGGATAACACTGGTATCAGCCCGGAAAAACACCATCTCGAGAAATAGTATCATCAACAACCAGCTTACCGGCATTGTACTTGAGAGTTCGAACGATAACCTGATTGAAGATAATACGATCAGCGCAAATACCCATGGCATCAGTCTTGATGAACGTTCCCTCTCCAACCAGATCTCATTTAACACATTTATCAATACCCAGAATGTGCTATCAAAGAGTACTACGACGATCTGGAGCACAACAACTCCGGTGACGTATACCTATCTCGGAAAGAGAGAGGAGGGCCGGATGGGGAACTACTGGAGCAATTACCACGGCAGGGATGAGAATGGGGATGGGATTGGGGACTCCCCGTATGTAATAGCTGCCGGGGGAACCCTGAAAGGGATTCAGGAGTCGTCCCAGGATATCATCGATGCATTCCCCCTCATGGATCCAAAAGAGTATTACAAGGGGATCATGCCGGTTCCGGTCAATACCCATGCTCTGACCCCGTTACCGGTTAAGACGACACCTGTGGTCCCGGTTGCAACTGCCATTACCCCACCCCCGACACCGGTAACCGATCTTTTAAGGAGGATTCCTGGGGGAACCACTACACTGGCACTGGGGATTTTTTTCCTTGCCGTTCTTGCTGGCGCGATCTATCTCGTGTACAAAAAACAAAAAGCACACGTACCAAAAGATCCCCCCCATGAACCGGCAGCCCTCCCGGCAAAGGCAACCATAATCTCGCGCAGGTCCCGTTCTCCCATAACCACACCGGTCATGACAACATCCGTTCCAGAAGAGACCGGACCTGAAATGCATTACCCGGCTACTTCCGACCAGAAATACTACTTCCCCCGGGAACTGGAGAACAAATATACGGATATCACGTTTGTCGGCAGGGGGGGCATCGCGTGGGTTTTTTCCGCGGTCCGAAAGACGGACGGGCTGAAAGTGGCAGTCAAGATCCCGATCAGTTTCGACGAGATGACGGGAAGATCGTTCTTAAACGAGATCAAGGCATGGGAAACATTGCGCCATGCGAATATTGTTGAAGTATTCGGGGTAAATATCCTGCCCGTGCCCTACGTGGAGATGGAGTTCGTGCCCGGCTCATTAGAGGAACTCAAAAAGCCGCTGCCCGTCTGGAAAGCAGTGCATATCATCAGGGGAATCACTGAAGGCATGAGGTATGCCCACGAACACGGGTTTATCCACCGCGACATCAAGCCGCACAACATTCTCGTAGATGATGATTGTGTACCGAAGATCACGGACTGGGGAATGAGCAAGGTGCTTGCGGCAGATGTAAAAAAATCCAGCATTGCCGGATTCTCGCTCTCGTATGCCGCCCCGGAACAGGTCTCTCCTTCGGAGTTCGGCCGGACTGATGAACGGACCGATATCTACCAGTTGGGGGTGGTCTTTTACGAAATGGTCACCGGCTCCATCCCGTTTGGCGGCGAAAGTATTGTCGAAGTGGGAAATGCGATCCTGCGTGAGAAGCCAATCGCCCCTTCAGAGTACACTGCCGATGCCGCAGCGGTTGAAAAGATTATTCTCAAATGCCTGGAAAAACATCCCGCTGACCGGTACCAGTCAGCGGCAGACCTGCTCGATGCTCTTTCCCGTTATCTTGACGAGGATGAAGAGTGA
- a CDS encoding stage II sporulation protein M → MSNSPLTNAIIITFLLFCATLTVGWVGTLQNPEVGENLMNLFEKEVAGQFIGNNSFEICLKLFINNFEACILLFLGGVSFGILTIFIMSLNGIVIGAIMQIIHEDHSWIFLAAALLPHGIFEIPAFIISGALGILLAQALIAEYYGGGDTAGEAQKLARIFLLYVLPLVVVAACVEAFITPVIIQLVA, encoded by the coding sequence ATGTCTAACTCGCCGCTCACCAATGCGATCATCATCACCTTTCTCCTTTTTTGTGCCACACTCACGGTAGGATGGGTAGGCACCCTGCAGAACCCTGAAGTTGGCGAAAATCTCATGAACCTCTTTGAAAAGGAAGTTGCCGGCCAGTTCATCGGAAACAATTCGTTTGAGATCTGCCTCAAGCTCTTTATCAACAACTTTGAGGCCTGTATCCTGCTTTTTTTGGGAGGGGTATCCTTTGGCATCCTCACGATATTCATCATGAGCTTAAACGGGATTGTGATAGGCGCAATCATGCAGATCATCCACGAGGATCATTCATGGATATTCCTTGCCGCAGCACTCCTCCCGCATGGTATCTTTGAGATCCCGGCCTTCATCATTTCAGGAGCTCTTGGGATCCTGCTCGCCCAGGCGCTCATAGCAGAATACTATGGCGGGGGGGATACCGCGGGCGAGGCACAGAAACTGGCCCGCATTTTTCTCCTGTATGTGTTGCCGCTCGTGGTAGTCGCCGCATGTGTCGAGGCTTTTATTACGCCGGTAATCATACAATTAGTAGCTTAA
- a CDS encoding Mrp/NBP35 family ATP-binding protein — MAKNNTQSKNADEECKSECSSCATASSCSSTKKTMAGLPPKAAIDVKHVIMVLSGKGGVGKSTVSVNLAYALSNHGKKVGLLDLDMHGPNVPKMLGIEDHKLAMMDDKIEPVRVTGMLSVLSMAFLLPDTSTPIIWRGPMKMAAIQQFLGEVNWGPLDYLVVDLPPGTGDEALTIAQLAPNVRGAVIVTTPQDVATMDARKSAKFIEKLGLPVIGIIENMSGMLCPHCGEEIDLFGKGGGKKIAEELRVPFLGAIPIDIEMRKAGDEGRPFIIRRGSSDSPTWTAVDKVMESLIGVVEG; from the coding sequence ATGGCAAAGAACAATACCCAATCAAAAAATGCGGACGAGGAGTGCAAAAGCGAGTGCTCCAGCTGCGCGACTGCATCCAGCTGCTCATCGACAAAGAAGACAATGGCCGGCCTCCCGCCAAAAGCTGCAATTGATGTCAAACACGTCATCATGGTGCTGAGCGGTAAAGGGGGCGTGGGAAAATCCACCGTTTCGGTTAATCTTGCATATGCCCTCTCAAACCATGGTAAGAAAGTGGGTCTTCTCGATCTCGATATGCATGGCCCCAATGTCCCCAAGATGCTGGGCATCGAAGATCACAAACTTGCGATGATGGACGATAAAATAGAGCCGGTTCGTGTCACCGGCATGTTATCTGTTCTTTCAATGGCGTTCCTGTTACCCGATACAAGCACCCCGATCATCTGGCGCGGGCCGATGAAGATGGCGGCAATCCAGCAGTTCCTGGGTGAAGTGAACTGGGGGCCGCTTGACTACCTGGTCGTCGATCTCCCGCCAGGCACCGGTGACGAAGCGCTCACGATCGCCCAGCTTGCACCGAACGTCCGGGGAGCAGTCATTGTGACAACCCCTCAGGATGTCGCCACGATGGATGCAAGAAAATCAGCGAAATTTATCGAGAAACTGGGGCTTCCGGTCATCGGGATTATCGAGAATATGAGCGGCATGCTCTGCCCCCACTGCGGTGAGGAGATCGATCTCTTCGGCAAGGGTGGCGGCAAAAAGATTGCCGAAGAACTCAGGGTGCCGTTCCTTGGGGCAATACCGATCGATATCGAGATGCGCAAGGCAGGCGATGAGGGGCGACCGTTTATCATCAGGCGTGGCAGCAGCGACAGCCCGACATGGACTGCCGTTGATAAAGTAATGGAATCGCTCATCGGCGTTGTCGAGGGATAA
- a CDS encoding DUF63 family protein — protein MISDFIYKYYIDPIRMGQPYNVVDTLTYAIILVLGIYLLYRWMSQSTWLSDIGFEINASFILATLPYVVLGGVLRVVQDTGMLTGDFQFLLVTPLIYFVLFFFTIAMLFLSRYLTLQGLTKSFLTFYVFAGIMAVFIVSLVLLAWGINHTHIDLFVLAIIPLMALTATVLVWAFMRYVLSWKYVTDPLYITLLFGQLLDASATSYGIDLHPSVQYIEQHVVGSGLINLTGTAFVMFPLKLVVLFPAIYIMQLYRKEANPAFWHLVLLAMIVVGFAPGIRDMVRMVLYV, from the coding sequence ATGATTAGTGATTTCATATACAAATACTACATCGATCCCATCCGGATGGGACAACCCTATAATGTTGTTGATACGCTCACCTATGCCATTATTCTTGTTCTCGGGATTTATCTGCTCTATCGCTGGATGTCACAATCAACCTGGCTTTCCGATATAGGCTTTGAGATTAATGCATCTTTCATCCTTGCCACTCTTCCCTATGTCGTGCTGGGGGGTGTCCTGCGGGTCGTTCAGGACACGGGTATGTTAACGGGGGATTTCCAGTTCCTTCTCGTGACTCCCCTGATCTATTTCGTGCTCTTTTTTTTCACGATAGCGATGCTGTTCCTCTCACGGTACCTCACCCTCCAGGGACTGACAAAAAGTTTCCTCACGTTTTACGTGTTTGCCGGGATCATGGCAGTGTTTATAGTCTCGCTCGTGCTGCTGGCATGGGGAATCAATCACACCCATATTGACCTCTTCGTCCTTGCCATCATCCCCCTGATGGCACTCACCGCCACGGTGCTGGTATGGGCGTTTATGCGCTACGTGTTATCGTGGAAGTACGTAACCGATCCGCTCTACATCACCCTTCTCTTCGGCCAGTTGCTTGACGCAAGCGCGACAAGTTATGGCATTGACCTGCACCCCTCGGTCCAGTATATCGAACAGCACGTAGTCGGCTCCGGTCTCATAAACCTGACCGGGACCGCGTTTGTGATGTTTCCCTTAAAACTGGTTGTCCTGTTCCCGGCAATTTACATTATGCAGCTCTACCGGAAGGAGGCGAACCCGGCCTTCTGGCATCTCGTACTGCTTGCCATGATCGTTGTTGGTTTTGCACCGGGAATCCGTGACATGGTACGGATGGTCCTGTATGTCTAA
- a CDS encoding YcdB/YcdC domain-containing protein: protein MSTRPDDPDATYLPARYRQQMNAKKQRRIYKKLVAVGIVFVVLIAACLLLSGMLSGPSSPTPIKSPVTPTPVITGQTPAPVVDVTVAVTPGYAMGAGISVLRSPDMLLLDNAVSFLRLDYPAETYRLISANLTDRYAGHLLYEFAIQPADLSQATGVMVFEDAVSGDPYTPGQENARIPPAKAQDLARKAFPAIQPDSVRVRYIASTDSGRTWNFALVKKSTPLVTGSLDAETGQISSFTLAIQNLGRPAEPVLDISTAQKNADRYISNQNGPVAINMSESRYSSLGSPSDPIAGQYLFTYNRIVNAIPCDIEGFFVGIDAVNGEITAYERHWNAPDIAFSTMSEQLVLKREATFAVLKQAKETYPESVNGLRIISAEIRWKDPQYSEITPRPGTIPLAWKVTFDDDVIRANRSAQPAVAWVDVQMGSILDFQYQH, encoded by the coding sequence GTGAGCACCCGTCCCGATGACCCCGATGCAACGTATCTTCCGGCACGTTACCGGCAGCAGATGAATGCAAAGAAGCAACGCCGTATTTATAAAAAACTGGTGGCTGTTGGCATAGTGTTTGTCGTTTTGATCGCCGCCTGTCTCCTGCTCAGCGGAATGCTCTCGGGCCCTTCATCCCCGACCCCAATAAAAAGCCCGGTTACTCCCACGCCTGTTATAACGGGACAAACCCCGGCACCTGTAGTGGACGTAACCGTTGCTGTTACACCGGGTTATGCTATGGGGGCGGGAATTTCCGTTCTCCGCTCACCGGATATGCTCCTTCTGGACAACGCGGTATCATTCCTCCGGCTCGACTATCCTGCCGAAACCTACCGGCTGATCAGTGCAAATCTCACGGACCGGTATGCCGGTCACCTGCTCTACGAGTTCGCGATCCAGCCTGCGGATTTATCGCAGGCAACCGGTGTCATGGTTTTTGAAGATGCGGTGAGTGGTGATCCCTACACCCCCGGTCAGGAAAATGCCCGTATCCCCCCAGCGAAAGCACAGGATCTCGCAAGAAAAGCCTTCCCCGCAATCCAGCCTGACTCCGTCAGGGTGCGGTATATTGCCAGCACTGATTCTGGCAGGACCTGGAATTTTGCGCTGGTAAAAAAGTCAACTCCCCTCGTGACTGGTTCTCTGGATGCCGAAACAGGGCAGATATCATCGTTTACCCTGGCAATCCAGAATCTGGGGAGGCCGGCAGAACCCGTACTCGATATATCGACCGCACAGAAAAATGCGGATCGCTATATCTCCAACCAGAACGGCCCGGTTGCGATCAACATGAGCGAAAGCCGGTATTCCTCCTTAGGTTCCCCCTCGGATCCCATTGCCGGCCAGTACCTCTTTACCTACAACCGGATCGTAAACGCAATTCCCTGCGATATTGAAGGGTTTTTCGTCGGTATCGATGCTGTGAACGGTGAAATTACGGCTTACGAACGGCACTGGAACGCTCCGGACATTGCCTTTTCCACAATGTCTGAACAGCTTGTACTGAAACGTGAAGCCACCTTTGCAGTTCTCAAACAGGCAAAAGAAACGTACCCGGAATCGGTGAACGGACTCCGTATCATATCAGCAGAAATCCGGTGGAAGGACCCGCAGTATTCCGAAATTACGCCCCGGCCCGGCACTATCCCCCTTGCTTGGAAAGTTACGTTTGATGATGATGTCATCCGGGCGAACCGTTCTGCACAACCTGCAGTCGCATGGGTGGATGTTCAAATGGGTAGCATTCTGGATTTCCAGTACCAGCATTAA
- a CDS encoding TMEM175 family protein has product MAIYEPISKVNLERITNGIFAFTMTLLARNILMPDPGAITDMLTFGNFFGKSILTVIDFVGIFILLAMFWMLFFQMFHRMKTYDYHFLHVHMLALMAIVMLPFTSAFTGLSQNFPFADFFFQANYLMLGVILAYLWYYARSRPELLDPGLTDRDAQFLFHKCLVPPAVAGIGIIMVFSGARYLDLLYFLPFIVIAIFFRNPPVEPAG; this is encoded by the coding sequence ATGGCAATATATGAGCCGATCAGCAAGGTCAACCTTGAGCGTATCACCAATGGCATCTTTGCATTCACGATGACCCTGCTTGCACGAAATATCCTGATGCCGGATCCAGGTGCCATTACCGATATGCTGACATTTGGAAATTTTTTTGGTAAATCGATCCTGACTGTCATCGATTTTGTGGGAATATTTATCCTTCTCGCAATGTTCTGGATGCTGTTCTTCCAGATGTTCCACCGCATGAAGACCTATGATTATCATTTTCTCCATGTCCACATGCTGGCACTGATGGCCATCGTCATGCTCCCGTTCACCTCTGCATTCACCGGTTTGAGCCAGAATTTTCCCTTTGCCGATTTTTTCTTCCAGGCTAATTACCTGATGCTTGGGGTGATTCTCGCATATTTATGGTATTACGCGAGATCGAGACCGGAACTGTTAGACCCCGGGCTTACAGACCGTGATGCTCAGTTTCTTTTCCATAAGTGCTTAGTTCCGCCGGCTGTTGCAGGGATAGGGATCATCATGGTATTTTCCGGGGCCCGGTACCTGGATCTCCTGTATTTCCTCCCGTTCATTGTCATAGCTATATTTTTCAGGAATCCGCCGGTGGAACCTGCAGGCTGA
- a CDS encoding HD domain-containing protein encodes MKKRDMVRSLDKGLDSAIRTMAGKHESLLSPLAATSADAIRRHNRTAEDIRSPYSRDGDRIIHTRAYSRYIDKTQVFYLVENDHITHRLIHVQLVSKIARTIGRCLRLNEDLIEAIALGHDIGHIPYGHFGETCLSALCEQYNIGKFFHNVQSVQFLDRIEDCDLSMQVLDGILCHNGEADDLHITPVPCVSWAAFDKKVQDNADGIRSGASMTLEGCVVKFADTIAYIGRDIQDAREIGLINASVPLPEESTDVLGSSNREIINTLIYDLLENSDSENSGYIAYSREVEKALIGLRQFSRTHIYNNEKLTAERPKIERMYATLFQTYLDDLESGRKDTKIVTDFIKTGWTSPRYLETATDAELVRDFIAGMTDRYFAKRFEECVIPRRIDEKFS; translated from the coding sequence ATGAAAAAACGGGATATGGTGCGGTCCCTGGACAAGGGGCTTGATTCTGCCATCCGGACGATGGCAGGGAAACATGAATCTCTTCTCTCCCCCCTTGCAGCTACCAGCGCCGATGCAATCCGCCGTCACAACCGGACGGCTGAAGATATCCGCTCCCCCTACTCCCGTGATGGCGATCGCATCATCCATACAAGGGCATATTCGAGATATATTGACAAAACACAGGTCTTTTACCTGGTTGAAAACGATCACATCACCCACCGTCTCATACATGTCCAGCTCGTCTCAAAAATTGCCCGGACGATCGGGCGCTGCCTGCGTCTCAACGAAGATCTCATTGAGGCCATCGCGCTCGGGCATGACATCGGTCATATTCCGTACGGCCACTTTGGCGAGACCTGTCTTTCAGCGCTCTGCGAGCAGTACAATATCGGGAAATTTTTCCACAACGTGCAGAGCGTGCAGTTCCTTGATCGTATCGAGGATTGTGATCTGAGCATGCAGGTGCTGGATGGCATTCTCTGCCACAATGGCGAGGCAGATGATCTCCATATCACCCCCGTTCCCTGCGTGAGCTGGGCAGCGTTTGACAAGAAAGTGCAGGACAATGCCGATGGGATCCGAAGCGGGGCATCCATGACCCTTGAAGGCTGCGTGGTCAAGTTTGCTGATACGATTGCCTATATCGGGCGGGATATCCAGGATGCACGGGAGATTGGACTGATCAATGCTTCTGTACCCTTACCGGAAGAAAGTACTGACGTTTTGGGGAGTTCCAACCGCGAGATCATCAATACGCTGATCTATGACCTGCTGGAGAACAGCGACAGTGAAAACAGCGGATACATCGCATACAGCCGCGAGGTCGAAAAAGCCCTGATCGGGCTCCGCCAGTTCAGCCGGACACACATCTACAATAATGAAAAACTTACTGCCGAACGGCCGAAAATAGAACGGATGTATGCGACCCTGTTTCAAACCTATCTGGATGACCTGGAATCAGGGCGGAAGGACACAAAAATTGTTACCGATTTCATAAAAACCGGCTGGACCAGTCCACGGTACCTGGAGACTGCAACGGATGCCGAACTCGTGCGCGACTTTATTGCGGGTATGACCGATCGTTACTTTGCAAAACGGTTTGAAGAATGTGTTATTCCCCGAAGGATAGATGAAAAGTTTTCCTGA